The Delphinus delphis chromosome 2, mDelDel1.2, whole genome shotgun sequence genome contains a region encoding:
- the PYGO1 gene encoding pygopus homolog 1, with amino-acid sequence MSAEQEKDPISLKRVRGGDSGLDGLGGPGVQLGSPDKKKRKTNTQGPSFPPLSEYAPPPNPNSDHLVAANPFDDNYNTISYKPLPSSNPYLGPGYPGFGGYSTFRMPPHVPPRMSSPYCGPYSLRNQPHPFPQNPLGMGFNRPHAFNFGPHDNSSFGNPSYNNALSQNVNMPNQHFRQNPAENFNQIPPQNASQISNPDLASNFVPGNNSNFSSPLESNHSFIPPPNTFGQAKAPPPKQDFSQGATKNTNQNSSAHPPHLNMDDTVNQSNIELKNVNRNNVVNQENSRSSSTEATNNSHANGTQNNPRQPRGATDTCTTEKSNKSSLHPSRHGHSSSDPVYPCGICTNEVNDDQDAILCEASCQKWFHRICTGMTETAYGLLTAEASAVWGCDTCMADKDVQLMRTRETFGPPAVGSDA; translated from the exons gtggTGATAGTGGACTGGATGGGTTAGGAGGACCAGGTGTACAACTAGGAAGCCCAGATAAGAAAAAGCGCAAGACAAATACCCAG GGGCCTTCTTTTCCTCCATTGTCTGAGTATGCTCCACCACCAAATCCAAACTCTGACCATCTAGTGGCTGCTAATCCATTTGATGACAACTACAATACTATTTCCTATAAACCACTACCTTCGTCAAATCCATATCTTGGCCCTGGCTATCCTGGCTTTGGAGGCTACAGCACATTCAGAATGCCACCTCACGTTCCTCCAAGAATGTCTTCCCCATACTGTGGTCCTTACTCACTCAGGAATCAGCCACACCCATTTCCTCAGAATCCTTTGGGCATGGGTTTTAATCGACCTCATGCTTTTAATTTTGGGCCACATGATAATTCGAGTTTTGGAAACCCATCTTATAATAATGCACTAAGTCAGAATGTTAACATGCCTAATCAACATTTTAGACAAAATCCTGCTGAAAACTTCAATCAGATTCCTCCACAGAATGCTAGCCAAATATCTAACCCTGACTTGGCATCTAACTTTGTCCctggaaataattcaaattttagtTCTCCATTAGAATCTAATCATTCTTTTATTCCTCCCCCAAACACTTTTGGTCAAGCAAAAGCACCACCCCCAAAACAAGACTTTAGTCAAGGAGCaaccaaaaacactaatcaaAATTCCTCTGCTCATCCACCTCACTTAAATATGGATGACACAGTGAATCAGAgtaatattgaattaaaaaatgttaatcgAAACAATGTCGTAAATCAAGAGAATAGCCGTTCGAGTAGCACTGAAGCTACAAACAACAGCCATGCCAACGGGACACAGAATAATCCACGACAACCTAGAGGTGCCACAGATACATGCACCACTGAGAAAAGCAATAAATCCTCTCTCCACCCAAGCCGTCATGGGCATTCTTCTTCTGACCCAGTGTATCCTTGTGGAATTTGTACAAATGAAGTGAATGATGATCAGGATGCCATCTTATGTGAAGCCTCTTGTCAGAAATGGTTTCATCGGATCTGCACTGGAATGACTGAAACAGCTTATGGCCTCCTAACAGCAGAAGCATCAGCAGTATGGGGCTGTGATACCTGTATGGCTGACAAAGATGTCCAGTTAATGCGCACTAGAGAAACTTTTGGTCCCCCTGCAGTGGGCAGTGATGCTTAA